One Candidatus Eremiobacterota bacterium DNA window includes the following coding sequences:
- a CDS encoding DUF4019 domain-containing protein: protein MKKSHVLFIAVAFFAAGLVCSAAATADEAREKAAVASSGTWLALVDKGSYDKAWDQASAYFKGAVTKAGLEASLKGVRDPLGKVLSRKLKSKTYSKTLPGAPDGEYVIIQYDTSFQKKAAAVETVTPMLDKDGKWRVSGYYIK from the coding sequence ATGAAAAAAAGTCATGTTCTGTTTATCGCGGTCGCTTTTTTCGCTGCGGGCCTTGTGTGCAGCGCTGCGGCAACCGCTGACGAAGCCAGGGAGAAGGCCGCTGTCGCGTCATCCGGGACCTGGCTCGCCCTCGTGGACAAGGGGAGCTACGATAAGGCCTGGGATCAGGCCTCTGCTTACTTCAAGGGCGCCGTCACCAAGGCAGGCCTTGAGGCCTCGCTGAAAGGCGTCAGAGACCCCCTGGGGAAAGTGCTCTCAAGAAAGCTCAAGTCCAAGACTTATTCGAAGACGCTCCCGGGAGCGCCTGACGGCGAGTATGTCATCATACAGTATGACACGTCATTTCAGAAAAAGGCCGCGGCGGTGGAAACAGTCACCCCGATGCTTGACAAGGACGGGAAGTGGAGAGTCTCGGGCTACTATATAAAATAG
- a CDS encoding PQQ-binding-like beta-propeller repeat protein produces MDIGKIGGTHLPGIASPTNSSSLPAPQADSPQARDEFTPSPPQDTPRHSGKMASVASQVLLDGDLKPAFRMKEKWAVPRRSGISPHPNVGPNGEINASTFGNFTVVKDGREILSKEMEDPAQKYAGMRTLAVNRPPAFSDDGKAYVPDRSGRLHAFDLGTGEQLWEFNTRNDGGVPSPVLGKGNRLFLRDGEGSLYALDRATGKQQWALKKWAFAFKAKENSVPQPENHPPALAPDGTVFVVGKKGTIHAVDGETGKLKKGFEPYDAGESIYYSFSPFCDDQGRLYVPLRGEKDARWSIACLDGASGKKLWESPTGENMVAPVIAPDGTVLVGTTGATWITKDHKGESQKIMAFRPDDGSIEWETPIAGRIEGITLDPAGKKLAVLHSRTNFIEEWEEIESIDDISLVDMATHLARVNAKPGTSEKDGIHSISFAPDGSLIAYAYPDTVKAFTIEDSDLYVGKDGKALTAGEIQKQQDGAAGSSGDGAKAVIVEDGLVEIDGLKLRKKDGRFQKL; encoded by the coding sequence ATGGATATAGGAAAAATCGGAGGCACCCACCTGCCCGGCATCGCCTCACCCACCAACTCCTCGTCGTTACCTGCACCGCAGGCGGATTCACCGCAGGCCCGCGACGAATTCACTCCATCCCCCCCTCAGGACACTCCCCGCCATTCCGGGAAAATGGCCTCCGTCGCCTCCCAGGTGCTGCTGGACGGCGATCTGAAGCCCGCCTTCCGGATGAAGGAGAAATGGGCCGTGCCCAGAAGGTCCGGCATCTCCCCCCACCCCAACGTGGGACCGAATGGCGAAATAAACGCCTCGACCTTCGGCAACTTCACCGTCGTGAAGGACGGCAGGGAGATCCTCTCAAAGGAGATGGAGGACCCCGCGCAAAAATACGCGGGAATGCGCACTCTTGCCGTGAACCGCCCTCCTGCCTTCAGTGATGACGGGAAGGCCTATGTGCCGGACCGCTCGGGGAGGCTCCATGCCTTCGACCTCGGCACGGGAGAGCAGCTCTGGGAGTTCAACACCCGCAATGACGGCGGCGTGCCTTCACCGGTCCTGGGCAAGGGCAACAGGCTCTTCCTCCGCGACGGGGAAGGCAGCCTCTATGCCCTCGACAGGGCCACGGGAAAGCAGCAGTGGGCCCTGAAGAAATGGGCCTTCGCCTTCAAGGCGAAGGAGAACTCGGTGCCGCAGCCGGAAAACCACCCGCCGGCCCTTGCGCCTGACGGCACGGTCTTCGTCGTGGGCAAGAAGGGTACCATCCATGCCGTGGACGGCGAAACGGGAAAACTCAAGAAGGGCTTCGAGCCCTATGATGCGGGAGAGAGCATCTACTATTCCTTTTCTCCTTTCTGCGATGATCAGGGGCGCCTCTATGTCCCCCTGAGGGGAGAGAAGGACGCGAGGTGGAGCATTGCCTGCCTTGACGGCGCATCGGGGAAAAAGCTCTGGGAGAGCCCCACGGGCGAAAACATGGTGGCTCCCGTCATTGCCCCCGACGGCACGGTCCTCGTGGGCACCACAGGCGCCACCTGGATAACGAAGGACCACAAGGGCGAAAGCCAGAAAATCATGGCCTTCAGGCCCGATGACGGCAGCATTGAATGGGAGACACCCATCGCCGGCCGCATCGAGGGCATCACGCTGGACCCGGCGGGGAAGAAGCTCGCCGTGCTTCACTCAAGGACCAACTTCATCGAGGAATGGGAAGAAATCGAGTCCATTGATGACATCTCCCTCGTGGACATGGCCACCCACCTTGCCCGCGTGAACGCAAAACCGGGCACCTCCGAGAAGGACGGCATCCACTCCATCAGCTTCGCGCCGGACGGGAGCCTCATCGCCTACGCCTATCCCGACACCGTGAAAGCCTTCACCATAGAGGACAGCGACCTTTATGTCGGGAAGGACGGGAAGGCCCTCACCGCGGGGGAAATCCAGAAACAGCAGGACGGCGCCGCAGGATCGTCAGGCGATGGCGCAAAAGCCGTAATCGTCGAGGACGGGCTCGTCGAGATAGACGGCCTGAAGCTCAGGAAGAAGGATGGCAGGTTCCAGAAGCTCTGA